Proteins encoded within one genomic window of Paenarthrobacter sp. JL.01a:
- a CDS encoding MarR family winged helix-turn-helix transcriptional regulator, with protein sequence MATTRDRQLEDRELVEQWRDIQSSYFRTAGAIDRALEAKFDIGLNEFEILDLVAESEESSCRMKSLGERTPMTQSAVSKVVDRLEKAGLVTRQTCAEDRRSLFLELTEAGRALHSTAAVEHRALLKENLG encoded by the coding sequence ATGGCAACGACGCGTGACCGCCAGCTGGAAGACCGGGAATTGGTTGAGCAGTGGCGCGACATCCAGAGCTCCTACTTCCGTACCGCCGGAGCAATCGACCGCGCCCTCGAAGCCAAGTTCGATATCGGGCTGAACGAGTTCGAAATCCTGGACCTCGTGGCCGAGAGCGAAGAGTCGTCGTGCCGCATGAAGTCGCTGGGGGAGCGGACACCCATGACCCAGAGCGCCGTGTCCAAAGTGGTGGACCGCCTCGAAAAAGCGGGCCTGGTGACCCGTCAGACCTGCGCCGAAGACCGTCGTTCGCTCTTCCTGGAACTGACCGAGGCCGGCCGCGCACTCCACTCAACCGCCGCCGTCGAGCATCGCGCGCTGCTGAAGGAAAACCTGGGCTGA
- a CDS encoding LysR family transcriptional regulator: MLDVRRLRLLHELKIRGTLAEVADAMQYSPSSVSQQLTLLEKEAGVELLRKAGRRVQLTPQAEILVAHTAALLETLERAETELAASLSMVTGTVRLAVFQSAALALLPGFLSIMRREYPEVRVEMTQREPETALYETWARDFDLVVAEQYPGHAAPHHSGLDRVTLTSDAIRLATPPVGLGGETVSSLADTASMPWVMEPRGAASRHWAEQACRSAGFEPDVRYETADLQAQIRLIESGNAVALMPDLVWTGRSRTVQLLDLPGLPKRTVFTSTRTAGRIHPATAACREVLERVAEAQQQDAEQQADAEVAS; this comes from the coding sequence GTGCTGGACGTCCGCAGGCTGCGATTGCTGCACGAATTGAAGATCCGCGGCACCCTCGCCGAAGTAGCCGACGCGATGCAGTACAGCCCCTCGTCCGTGTCCCAGCAATTGACGCTCCTGGAGAAGGAAGCCGGGGTGGAACTGCTGCGCAAGGCCGGCCGCCGGGTGCAACTCACGCCGCAGGCAGAGATCCTGGTCGCCCACACCGCTGCCCTGCTGGAGACCCTGGAGCGGGCCGAAACCGAACTCGCCGCTTCGCTGTCCATGGTGACGGGAACAGTCAGGCTGGCCGTCTTCCAATCGGCCGCCCTGGCGCTTCTGCCCGGCTTCCTCAGCATCATGCGCCGGGAGTACCCGGAAGTGCGGGTGGAAATGACCCAGCGTGAACCGGAGACAGCCCTCTACGAAACGTGGGCGCGGGACTTCGATCTGGTGGTGGCCGAGCAGTACCCCGGACATGCTGCGCCGCACCACAGCGGGTTGGACCGCGTCACGCTGACCAGCGACGCCATCCGCCTGGCTACCCCACCGGTCGGGCTGGGTGGCGAGACGGTTTCCTCGCTCGCGGACACGGCATCGATGCCGTGGGTCATGGAGCCAAGGGGTGCGGCTTCCCGCCACTGGGCCGAGCAGGCATGCCGGTCAGCCGGCTTCGAACCGGACGTGCGCTACGAAACCGCCGACCTCCAAGCACAGATCCGGCTCATCGAATCAGGCAATGCCGTGGCTCTAATGCCGGACCTCGTCTGGACCGGACGGAGCCGGACTGTCCAACTGCTGGATCTTCCAGGACTGCCCAAGCGGACGGTGTTCACCTCCACCAGGACCGCTGGCAGGATCCACCCGGCAACAGCAGCGTGCCGCGAGGTCCTGGAGCGGGTGGCCGAAGCGCAGCAGCAGGATGCGGAGCAGCAAGCGGACGCCGAGGTAGCTTCCTAG
- a CDS encoding bifunctional proline dehydrogenase/L-glutamate gamma-semialdehyde dehydrogenase — MTSTLPDATAPRTQDSGQFDALAHEAIALVRHWLTEASKIPVDVSAQRLAGVLKDPNGLDFTVGFVDGVIRPEDLSVAGRKLAELAPKVPKFLPWYMRSAVRVGGVMAPMLPQVVIPIARRVLREMVGHLIVDATDAKLGPAIAKIKQDGVHLNVNLLGEAVLGEHEAARRLEGTLKLLARDDVDYVSIKESSTVAPHSPWAFDEAVDHVVEKLTPLYRLAASFPKPKFINLDMEEYKDLSMTIAVFKRILDMPEFKNLEAGIVLQAYLPDALGAMQELQEWAAARRAQGGAPIKVRVVKGANLPMEQVEASLHDWPLATWGTKQDSDTSYKNVINYALTPEHVDAVRIGVAGHNLFDVAFAWLLAKQRGVTEGIEFEMLLGMATGQATAVRKDVGSLLLYTPVVHPGEFDVAIAYLIRRLEEGASQENFMSAVFELSENEALFKREQQRFLNSLANMKDEVPAPNRQQDRRLPAEPAPTEGFRNTPDTDPALPANRAWGRDILARIPGSTAGNKIVESTKVSDAAQLEQIITTAVEAGKAWGARPAAERAAILHRVGEVLEARRAELLEVMASETGKTIDQGDPEVSEAIDFAHYYAERAKDLETVDGATFVPANLTVVTPPWNFPVAIPAGSTLAALASGSAVVIKPAKQARRSGSVMVDALWEAGVPKDVLALVQLEERDLGAQLVSHPSVDRVILTGGYETAELFRSFRQDLPLLAETSGKNAIIVTPSADLDLAAKDVVYSAFGHAGQKCSAASLVILVGSVAKSARFHNQLIDAARSLTVGYPENATTQMGPIIEPANGKLLNALTTLGDGETWAIKPERLDETGRLWSPGIRSGVKRGSYFHLTEFFGPVLGVMTAETLEEAIAIQNEIEYGLTAGLHSLDSAEMGVWLDKIQAGNLYVNRGITGAIVQRQPFGGWKKSAVGAGTKAGGPNYLIGLGSWVPAEAKAKRGTVLEGAASQILAAAKSADVTAEELQTLQQSLFSDAEAWATEFGTRKDVSALTAERNVFRYRSLPVTVRLSEGERLAELLRVVAAGAVAGSRLSVSSAVVLPDAVVTAFAGLGINVRIEDDAAWLARAASFDGGRIRLIGGDFAALSAAMGGRPDVAVYHGAVTQAGRIEMLPFLREQAVSITAHRFGTPNHLSDHLI; from the coding sequence ATGACCAGCACCCTCCCGGATGCCACAGCCCCGCGCACCCAGGATTCCGGGCAGTTCGATGCTCTGGCCCACGAAGCCATTGCCTTGGTCCGCCACTGGTTGACCGAAGCCAGCAAGATTCCCGTCGACGTGTCCGCCCAGCGCCTCGCCGGCGTCCTGAAGGACCCGAACGGCCTGGACTTCACGGTTGGATTCGTCGACGGCGTCATCCGCCCCGAGGATCTGTCGGTTGCCGGCCGTAAGCTCGCCGAGCTCGCCCCCAAGGTGCCCAAGTTCCTTCCTTGGTACATGCGCAGCGCTGTCCGCGTAGGCGGCGTCATGGCTCCGATGCTCCCGCAGGTGGTTATCCCGATCGCCCGCCGCGTCCTCCGCGAAATGGTGGGCCACCTGATCGTCGATGCCACCGACGCCAAGCTTGGCCCGGCCATCGCGAAGATCAAGCAGGATGGCGTGCACCTGAACGTGAACCTCCTGGGCGAAGCTGTCCTGGGCGAGCACGAGGCAGCCCGCCGGCTGGAAGGTACCCTCAAGCTCCTGGCCCGCGATGATGTGGATTACGTCTCCATCAAGGAGTCCTCCACCGTGGCACCGCACTCGCCGTGGGCCTTCGACGAAGCCGTCGACCACGTTGTGGAAAAGCTCACCCCGCTCTACCGCCTCGCGGCATCCTTCCCCAAGCCCAAGTTCATCAACCTGGACATGGAGGAATACAAGGACCTCAGCATGACCATCGCGGTATTCAAGCGCATCCTGGACATGCCCGAATTCAAGAACCTCGAGGCCGGCATCGTCCTCCAGGCCTACCTCCCCGACGCGCTCGGTGCCATGCAGGAACTGCAGGAGTGGGCCGCGGCCCGCCGCGCCCAGGGTGGTGCGCCCATCAAGGTCCGCGTGGTCAAGGGTGCCAACCTTCCCATGGAGCAGGTTGAAGCCTCACTGCACGACTGGCCGCTGGCAACGTGGGGCACCAAGCAGGATTCCGACACCAGCTACAAGAACGTCATCAACTACGCCCTCACCCCGGAGCACGTTGACGCTGTCCGCATCGGCGTTGCCGGCCACAACCTCTTCGATGTTGCCTTCGCCTGGCTCCTCGCCAAGCAGCGGGGGGTCACCGAGGGCATCGAATTCGAGATGCTCCTGGGCATGGCAACCGGCCAGGCAACGGCTGTCCGCAAGGACGTCGGCAGCCTCCTGCTCTACACGCCGGTGGTCCACCCGGGCGAGTTCGACGTCGCTATCGCCTACCTGATCCGCCGCCTGGAAGAGGGCGCAAGCCAGGAAAACTTCATGTCCGCGGTCTTCGAGCTGAGCGAAAACGAAGCCCTGTTCAAGCGCGAGCAGCAGCGCTTCCTGAACTCCCTGGCCAACATGAAGGACGAGGTTCCGGCCCCCAACCGCCAGCAGGACCGCCGCCTCCCGGCTGAGCCCGCGCCGACCGAGGGCTTCCGCAACACCCCGGACACCGACCCCGCCCTGCCGGCAAACCGTGCTTGGGGCCGTGACATCCTGGCGCGCATCCCCGGATCCACGGCAGGCAACAAGATCGTGGAGTCCACCAAGGTTTCCGATGCCGCCCAGCTTGAGCAGATCATCACGACGGCGGTCGAAGCCGGCAAGGCGTGGGGCGCCCGCCCCGCCGCTGAGCGCGCAGCCATCCTGCACCGCGTCGGTGAAGTCCTTGAGGCCCGCCGCGCCGAGCTCCTGGAGGTCATGGCTTCCGAAACCGGCAAGACCATCGACCAGGGTGACCCCGAAGTCAGTGAAGCAATCGACTTCGCGCACTACTACGCCGAGCGCGCCAAGGACCTGGAAACGGTCGACGGCGCCACTTTCGTCCCGGCCAACCTCACCGTGGTGACTCCGCCATGGAACTTCCCGGTTGCGATCCCTGCCGGTTCGACCCTCGCGGCACTCGCCTCAGGTTCCGCCGTCGTCATCAAGCCTGCAAAGCAGGCCCGCCGCTCCGGTTCCGTCATGGTGGATGCCCTCTGGGAAGCCGGCGTCCCCAAGGACGTGCTGGCACTCGTGCAGCTCGAAGAGCGGGACCTTGGCGCCCAGCTGGTGTCGCACCCCAGCGTTGACCGCGTGATCCTGACCGGTGGCTACGAAACGGCCGAGCTCTTCCGTTCCTTCCGCCAGGACCTGCCTCTGCTCGCGGAGACTTCGGGTAAGAACGCGATCATCGTGACCCCGAGCGCCGACCTTGACCTCGCCGCGAAGGACGTTGTGTACTCCGCGTTTGGACATGCAGGACAGAAGTGCTCCGCTGCGTCCCTGGTGATCCTGGTCGGTTCGGTGGCCAAGTCCGCCCGCTTCCACAACCAGCTCATCGACGCTGCCCGCTCCCTGACCGTGGGCTACCCGGAGAACGCCACGACCCAGATGGGCCCGATCATCGAGCCCGCCAACGGCAAACTCCTCAACGCCCTCACCACTCTGGGTGACGGCGAAACCTGGGCCATCAAGCCTGAGCGCCTCGACGAGACCGGCCGCCTGTGGTCCCCGGGCATCCGCTCGGGCGTCAAGCGCGGCTCCTACTTCCACCTCACCGAGTTCTTCGGACCGGTCCTGGGTGTCATGACCGCCGAGACCCTTGAGGAAGCCATCGCCATCCAGAACGAGATCGAGTACGGCTTGACCGCCGGCCTGCACTCCCTGGACTCCGCTGAAATGGGTGTCTGGCTGGACAAGATCCAGGCCGGAAACCTGTACGTCAACCGCGGCATCACCGGTGCGATCGTGCAGCGACAGCCGTTCGGTGGGTGGAAGAAGTCGGCCGTCGGTGCCGGAACCAAGGCCGGTGGACCGAACTACCTCATCGGCCTGGGCAGCTGGGTCCCCGCTGAAGCCAAGGCCAAGCGCGGCACCGTCCTTGAAGGTGCAGCTTCGCAGATCCTGGCTGCGGCCAAGTCGGCTGACGTCACCGCCGAGGAACTCCAGACCCTGCAGCAGTCGCTCTTCAGCGATGCCGAGGCTTGGGCAACCGAGTTCGGCACCCGCAAGGACGTTTCGGCCCTGACCGCCGAGCGCAACGTCTTCCGCTACCGCTCCCTCCCCGTGACTGTCCGCCTCTCCGAAGGTGAGCGGCTCGCAGAGCTGTTGCGGGTTGTGGCGGCCGGTGCTGTGGCTGGTTCAAGGCTTTCGGTGAGCTCCGCCGTCGTCCTTCCTGACGCTGTGGTGACCGCGTTCGCCGGTCTTGGCATCAACGTGCGGATCGAGGACGACGCCGCGTGGCTGGCCCGTGCGGCATCGTTCGACGGCGGCCGCATCCGCCTGATCGGTGGAGACTTCGCCGCGCTGAGCGCAGCCATGGGTGGGCGTCCCGACGTCGCCGTTTACCACGGCGCGGTGACCCAGGCAGGCCGGATCGAGATGCTCCCGTTCCTCCGCGAGCAGGCAGTGTCCATCACGGCCCACCGCTTCGGCACCCCGAACCACCTCTCGGACCACCTGATCTAG
- a CDS encoding helix-turn-helix domain-containing protein, whose product MTMDQTFEVRLRLKALSEGVEDSLVEQLDAFVSRFSGVPYVTILQDAPGGIEAARRLLGRLKDFGCEVVSIDPDFVTRTEIAERLGASRQAVSHWVAGQRQVEFPFPLPSIQAGISLWCWSDIVNWARESKHLADEDDVCLLSADEMAVVNGELAAGRMPVFA is encoded by the coding sequence ATGACTATGGACCAGACGTTCGAGGTGCGCCTCCGCCTCAAGGCGCTCTCGGAGGGGGTTGAGGACTCCTTGGTGGAGCAGCTCGACGCCTTTGTGTCGCGATTTTCAGGGGTTCCGTACGTAACGATTTTGCAGGATGCCCCCGGAGGTATCGAGGCCGCCCGCCGCCTCTTGGGACGATTGAAGGATTTCGGGTGCGAGGTCGTCTCAATAGATCCGGACTTTGTAACCCGCACCGAGATTGCTGAGCGGCTGGGCGCGTCCCGACAGGCTGTGTCGCATTGGGTTGCCGGGCAGCGCCAGGTGGAATTCCCGTTTCCGCTTCCGTCCATCCAGGCAGGCATCTCACTATGGTGCTGGTCGGACATCGTTAACTGGGCCCGGGAGTCGAAACATCTCGCCGACGAAGATGACGTCTGCCTTTTATCCGCTGACGAGATGGCCGTTGTCAATGGAGAGTTGGCTGCCGGCCGAATGCCCGTATTCGCCTGA
- a CDS encoding MFS transporter, with product MTSPTTLKTPVEPPLATAATAVRWTRAQWLLLMVVCTVLALDGLDVSMVGVALPSIGQELHLGTDSLQWIVSAYVLGYGSLLLLGGQLADLLGRRRIFLIALTVFAAASLLGGLVDDPAVLIATRFVKGLAAAFTAPTGFSIITTNFAEGRERNKALSIFTTFGASGFSLGLVVGGLMTSLSWRWTFLVSVPIAVIVVLLGMKFIPKDKPSAENSGHDIWGAVTLALGMLGLVYTLVSAPEQGWGSVATIAGFAVSAAVLAAFAIIENKVKHPLIRFGILKEGWVARANLSAVGLFGSYLSFQFIVTMFLQSVLGWTPLGMALALLPAGLLVATSAPFADRLIEKFGATQLILTGLTALGLGYVLFLRVGTTPNYALDILPSVVLLGIGFALAFPSINVQATAGIKDSEQGLAAGLIQTSTQVGAALVLAVTTALVSGHGQAAGSVSAQAMLEQYRPGLILSAAVAIAALLVAAAPSRRRATR from the coding sequence ATGACCTCACCCACCACCCTCAAAACACCTGTCGAGCCACCCTTGGCAACAGCAGCAACAGCGGTCCGCTGGACGCGGGCCCAGTGGCTTCTGCTGATGGTTGTCTGCACCGTCCTTGCCCTCGATGGCCTGGACGTCTCCATGGTCGGCGTGGCTTTGCCCTCCATCGGACAGGAACTCCACCTCGGAACCGATTCCCTGCAGTGGATCGTCTCCGCCTACGTCCTGGGCTACGGAAGCCTCCTGCTCCTCGGTGGGCAGCTCGCGGACCTGTTGGGCCGCCGTCGTATCTTCCTCATTGCTTTGACCGTGTTCGCAGCCGCGTCGCTCCTCGGCGGCCTGGTGGACGACCCCGCGGTCCTGATTGCCACGCGCTTCGTAAAGGGCCTGGCAGCAGCCTTCACTGCCCCCACCGGGTTCTCCATCATCACCACCAACTTCGCCGAGGGACGCGAGCGGAACAAGGCACTGTCCATCTTCACCACGTTCGGTGCCAGCGGGTTCTCGCTGGGCCTGGTGGTGGGCGGGCTGATGACCAGCCTGAGCTGGCGCTGGACGTTCCTGGTTTCGGTGCCGATCGCCGTGATCGTGGTCCTGTTGGGCATGAAGTTCATTCCCAAGGACAAGCCGTCAGCGGAAAACAGCGGGCACGACATCTGGGGAGCCGTCACGCTCGCATTGGGCATGCTCGGCCTGGTGTACACCTTGGTTTCAGCACCTGAGCAGGGCTGGGGATCTGTGGCAACAATCGCCGGATTCGCAGTTTCTGCCGCAGTGCTGGCAGCCTTCGCGATCATCGAAAACAAGGTCAAGCACCCGCTTATCCGCTTCGGCATCCTCAAGGAAGGCTGGGTTGCACGGGCGAACTTGAGCGCTGTGGGACTTTTCGGCTCCTACCTGAGCTTCCAGTTCATCGTCACCATGTTCCTGCAGTCCGTGCTCGGCTGGACTCCTCTCGGAATGGCGTTGGCCTTGCTGCCGGCGGGCCTGCTGGTGGCCACCAGCGCTCCGTTCGCCGACCGGCTCATTGAGAAATTCGGAGCCACGCAGCTGATCCTCACGGGCCTCACCGCGCTTGGATTGGGGTATGTCCTCTTCCTCCGCGTCGGAACTACCCCGAACTACGCGCTGGACATCCTGCCATCGGTGGTCCTGCTCGGCATCGGCTTCGCCCTGGCCTTCCCATCCATCAACGTGCAGGCCACCGCAGGCATCAAGGATTCCGAGCAAGGCCTGGCCGCGGGGCTCATCCAGACCAGCACGCAGGTTGGTGCCGCATTGGTCCTCGCCGTCACCACAGCCTTGGTCAGTGGCCACGGCCAAGCGGCCGGCAGCGTCAGCGCCCAAGCCATGCTGGAACAGTACCGTCCGGGACTCATCCTGAGTGCCGCCGTCGCAATTGCCGCCCTGCTGGTGGCGGCGGCACCTTCCCGACGCCGCGCCACCCGCTAG
- a CDS encoding DNA polymerase III subunit gamma and tau — protein sequence MTVTTALYRRYRPDSFADVIGQEHVTEPLMTALRKNRVNHAYLFSGPRGCGKTTSARILARCLNCAEGPTDTPCGKCPSCVELARGGSGSLDVIEIDAASHGGVDDARDLRERATFAPVRDRYKIFIIDEAHMVTSAGFNALLKIVEEPPEHIKFIFATTEPDKVIGTIRSRTHHYPFRLVPPEPLMQYLELLCRQENVPVAPGVLSLVIRAGGGSVRDTLSVLDQLMAGAGPNGLDYELAVALLGYTHASLLDDIVDAVAAADAATVFRAVDRVIQTGHDPRRFVEDLLERFRDLIIVQAMPESAQAILRGMPEDQIARMRNQATNLGAAELSRAADVTNTALTEMTGATSPRLHLELLCARILLPSSEQTERGIAARIDRVERRLNYAGGDAGTPVIAATAPAAEVPKQAIPAAAPAQAAPAAAPAQAAPVPEVAGSGAETSPASAAPAPSAPPAQAPSTDAAAREGLTAPRVSTNDWPVEDRPTTDRTAQAAAPQAGPTQQAPAQEDPGQPRATQPIQHAAPPAAPPVAQAAAAAPTPAPAGGGDVETLRRAWPDVLQTLTKIKRSTWALVEPNAQVAQFDGQVLTLAFTTGGLAGAFGRADHSENLRQAIHKTIGIDCQIVAVAGGNSSASSEPNPKALTSRETPAASSPTGASAVTSAAESSAATQVSAPAQVSSVDSAWGLAPAAAVAPAPANPGQPAPQQASSQEPAPKQTPAPAAAPATPAPPAPAAAAPPAAAAPAAAAPPAAAGDYSYPDDDWGPPLDEDAPPLDEEPPADWEPPSGYGRGATAQGYPQTSPAQAASPAGATSPAGAPTGAGSSAQAPPAPKPSDDPWSRAVEQAPGTWVVGTESNVGKATSTSEDSPAPSVVAPDYEPAAAQVPETATAPYGHPTNAEQNPSSSWDVAPASSWSGTQAAAVSNAPAPETGQPSPIPTWPSLAAQPEEARGSVATLEEDAPSGTSNGRQSLYQRLTNSPEAQAGRVQAPVRTQAAPVAAPEDIPSPEDETIEESRVFGRAAVERILGGKLIEERALDGSPLQTR from the coding sequence GTGACTGTTACAACTGCCCTGTATCGAAGGTACCGCCCGGACTCTTTCGCGGACGTTATCGGGCAGGAACACGTCACGGAGCCGCTGATGACGGCGCTCCGGAAGAACCGCGTGAACCACGCCTACCTCTTCTCCGGCCCGCGCGGCTGCGGCAAGACCACCTCTGCCCGCATCCTGGCACGCTGCCTGAACTGCGCCGAGGGCCCCACTGACACCCCGTGCGGCAAGTGCCCCAGCTGCGTCGAACTGGCCCGTGGCGGTTCGGGTTCCCTGGACGTCATCGAGATCGACGCCGCCAGCCACGGTGGCGTGGACGATGCCCGGGACCTCCGCGAGCGCGCTACGTTCGCCCCGGTCCGGGACCGCTACAAGATCTTCATCATCGACGAGGCCCACATGGTCACGTCGGCCGGCTTCAACGCGCTCCTCAAGATCGTCGAAGAGCCGCCGGAACACATCAAGTTCATCTTCGCCACCACGGAGCCGGACAAGGTCATCGGCACCATCCGATCCCGCACGCACCACTACCCTTTCCGGTTGGTGCCGCCGGAGCCGCTCATGCAGTACCTTGAGTTGCTCTGCAGGCAGGAGAACGTTCCGGTCGCTCCGGGCGTACTCTCCCTGGTGATCCGGGCCGGTGGCGGCTCTGTCCGTGACACCCTTTCGGTGCTCGATCAGCTCATGGCTGGCGCGGGCCCCAACGGTTTGGACTACGAACTCGCGGTGGCGCTGCTCGGTTACACCCACGCGTCGCTGCTCGATGACATCGTCGACGCCGTTGCCGCCGCCGATGCCGCCACGGTCTTCCGGGCTGTCGACCGGGTCATCCAAACCGGCCACGATCCCCGACGCTTCGTCGAAGACCTCCTGGAACGGTTCCGCGACCTCATCATCGTCCAGGCCATGCCCGAGAGTGCCCAGGCAATCCTCCGCGGAATGCCCGAGGACCAGATCGCACGGATGCGCAACCAAGCCACCAACCTGGGTGCTGCTGAACTCTCCCGCGCCGCCGATGTCACCAACACCGCCCTCACCGAAATGACAGGTGCCACGTCACCGCGGCTGCATCTTGAGCTGCTGTGCGCCCGCATTCTGCTGCCGAGCTCCGAGCAAACGGAGCGCGGAATTGCAGCGCGGATTGACCGTGTGGAACGTCGCCTTAATTACGCGGGCGGCGACGCCGGGACTCCGGTCATTGCTGCAACGGCACCTGCCGCTGAGGTTCCAAAGCAGGCGATTCCTGCTGCTGCGCCGGCACAGGCTGCGCCTGCCGCAGCTCCTGCCCAAGCAGCACCGGTCCCGGAGGTCGCAGGCTCCGGTGCGGAAACAAGCCCGGCTTCTGCTGCTCCCGCCCCATCGGCCCCGCCTGCCCAGGCGCCGTCTACCGATGCCGCCGCACGCGAAGGGCTGACAGCCCCGCGCGTTTCGACAAACGACTGGCCGGTCGAGGATCGCCCTACCACCGACCGCACAGCCCAAGCAGCCGCTCCCCAGGCAGGGCCCACCCAGCAGGCGCCGGCCCAAGAGGACCCCGGTCAGCCGCGGGCCACCCAACCGATACAGCACGCGGCTCCGCCGGCAGCCCCACCCGTGGCACAGGCAGCAGCTGCGGCCCCGACACCCGCTCCCGCAGGGGGCGGCGACGTCGAGACTCTTCGCCGGGCGTGGCCGGATGTGCTGCAAACACTGACCAAGATCAAGCGCAGTACGTGGGCACTCGTTGAACCCAACGCACAGGTCGCCCAGTTCGACGGACAGGTGCTTACCCTGGCGTTCACTACCGGCGGCCTTGCTGGTGCTTTTGGACGGGCAGACCACTCCGAGAACCTACGCCAGGCAATCCACAAGACCATCGGCATTGACTGCCAGATCGTCGCAGTGGCTGGCGGCAACAGCTCAGCGAGCTCTGAGCCAAACCCAAAAGCGCTTACTAGCCGGGAGACGCCGGCTGCCTCGTCCCCAACGGGCGCTTCTGCTGTAACGTCGGCAGCTGAGTCGTCGGCTGCGACACAGGTATCAGCGCCGGCACAGGTGTCGTCGGTTGACTCCGCATGGGGTTTGGCACCTGCGGCAGCAGTGGCTCCTGCGCCGGCGAACCCTGGCCAGCCCGCCCCGCAACAGGCATCATCCCAGGAGCCGGCTCCCAAGCAGACTCCGGCACCAGCAGCAGCCCCCGCGACGCCCGCACCCCCGGCACCCGCGGCCGCCGCTCCGCCCGCGGCAGCGGCACCCGCGGCAGCTGCCCCGCCCGCGGCCGCCGGCGACTACTCCTACCCCGATGACGACTGGGGACCGCCGCTGGACGAGGACGCCCCGCCGTTGGATGAAGAGCCACCGGCTGATTGGGAGCCTCCTTCCGGCTACGGCCGGGGAGCCACGGCCCAGGGGTACCCCCAGACCTCCCCCGCGCAGGCAGCCTCCCCAGCTGGAGCAACCTCCCCCGCGGGAGCACCCACCGGAGCAGGTTCCTCGGCACAGGCACCCCCTGCGCCCAAGCCGTCCGATGACCCGTGGTCCCGCGCAGTAGAGCAGGCCCCGGGCACGTGGGTGGTCGGAACCGAATCCAACGTTGGCAAGGCAACGTCCACCTCGGAGGATTCCCCCGCACCTTCAGTGGTTGCTCCCGATTACGAGCCCGCCGCGGCCCAGGTCCCGGAGACGGCAACCGCACCCTACGGCCACCCAACCAACGCCGAGCAAAACCCAAGCTCCAGCTGGGACGTCGCACCGGCGTCGAGCTGGTCAGGTACCCAAGCCGCCGCCGTAAGCAACGCCCCGGCACCCGAAACCGGCCAGCCCAGCCCCATCCCCACCTGGCCTTCCCTGGCGGCTCAACCCGAGGAAGCGCGTGGTTCCGTTGCCACTCTCGAGGAGGACGCGCCGTCGGGCACTTCCAACGGACGCCAGAGCCTGTACCAGCGGCTGACCAACAGCCCCGAAGCCCAGGCAGGGCGCGTCCAAGCGCCCGTCCGGACGCAAGCAGCCCCGGTTGCTGCACCCGAGGACATCCCAAGCCCGGAGGACGAAACCATCGAGGAATCGAGGGTCTTTGGGCGGGCTGCCGTGGAGCGTATTCTGGGCGGAAAGCTGATCGAAGAGCGCGCCTTGGACGGCTCTCCCCTGCAAACCCGCTGA
- a CDS encoding oxygenase MpaB family protein, which produces MRNYLTEYRHELQRTFTGTSGTPPEWVPRLAEGNDAGYHLPGSAVWAVHGHVATIVAGIRVLLMQALHPGALAGVYEHSGFQKDPLGRLANTVRWIFTVTYGSTEAAESATAVVRRIHERVRGTYVDGNGAVHEYAANDPELLRWVHVTYADSFLTANRIWGVSIPGGADAYVREWAAAGRLMGVQDPPVTEAQVREELEGWYASGILRADERLAETVSFIQHPPLSPLLKPGYSILFGAAIASLEPKYRDLLGLQRPRFGPVPLPVITAARVVLAMVRLALGSHGPSEQAARQRLQRLGYADA; this is translated from the coding sequence ATGAGGAACTACCTCACCGAGTACCGCCACGAACTCCAGCGCACGTTCACCGGGACGTCGGGGACGCCGCCTGAGTGGGTGCCGCGCCTGGCGGAAGGGAACGACGCCGGATACCACCTTCCGGGGTCGGCCGTCTGGGCGGTGCATGGTCACGTAGCCACCATCGTGGCGGGAATCAGGGTGCTGCTGATGCAGGCCCTCCATCCCGGCGCGCTGGCCGGCGTCTACGAGCACTCCGGTTTCCAGAAGGATCCCCTGGGCCGACTGGCCAACACGGTGCGCTGGATCTTCACCGTGACGTACGGATCAACCGAAGCGGCCGAGTCTGCCACCGCCGTCGTCCGCAGGATCCACGAACGCGTCCGCGGGACCTACGTGGACGGGAACGGCGCCGTCCACGAGTACGCTGCCAACGATCCCGAGCTCCTCCGCTGGGTCCACGTGACCTACGCGGACTCGTTCCTGACGGCCAACCGGATCTGGGGCGTCTCCATCCCCGGCGGAGCTGACGCCTACGTCCGCGAATGGGCAGCAGCCGGCCGGCTCATGGGAGTGCAGGACCCACCCGTCACCGAAGCCCAAGTCCGTGAGGAGCTGGAGGGTTGGTACGCATCAGGAATCCTGCGGGCAGATGAACGGCTGGCCGAGACAGTGTCGTTTATCCAACATCCGCCGCTGAGCCCCCTCCTCAAGCCCGGCTACAGCATCCTTTTCGGGGCAGCCATCGCCAGTCTTGAGCCTAAATACAGGGACTTGCTGGGCCTTCAACGCCCGCGGTTCGGCCCTGTCCCCTTGCCGGTGATCACGGCCGCGAGGGTTGTGCTGGCCATGGTCCGGCTCGCCCTTGGATCCCATGGACCCAGCGAACAAGCCGCCCGGCAAAGACTGCAAAGGCTCGGCTACGCGGACGCGTAA